DNA from Nitrospira sp.:
CAACACTGCCGTCATGACGAATATTCGACCGGACCAGCGGGGCGTCATATCCGGCATGCTCAACCTGTCGCGCAATCTCGGGCTCATCACCGGCGCATCCGTTATGGGCACTGTGTTCGCGCTCGGATCGGCGACGACCAACATTATGACATCGCGTCCTGAGGCTGTTGCGGCCGGCATGCGGATCACGTTCGCCGTCGCCGCGGTTCTCATCGTCGTCGCCCTCGCCATCGCGTCTGTAAGCCATGCTCTTTCGCGGCGGGCCGTTCCTCCAAACCGTGAACAGGAAAATGTCCGTGGCCTTGAATAAATTCTGCGCCATCGGCGCCGGCCGATCCCTATGCGCTCAATACCGCAGGCGGGGGACCGGTTGCGCTTTCACTTCGCGCGGTCGCGCGCAGGCATTGTCGTGCGCGCAGGAGTTGTTGTGGAAACTGAGCAAGCGCTATGGCGAGGTCGCAGGCTTGCGAGGCGCCGCTTTCGGCTTGGTTTTTGGAGACGGCGGTTCCTTCTCGGCGAGTTGACGCCGCACCGATTCAAGTTCTTCTTTCAGCCTCTGCAACTCTTCCGCCTGTTTGACCACGAGATCCTTCGTCGCTTGCAATTCCTGTTGGAGACGGCTTGGTTCGAGGGCCGACGCTGCCGCTATCGGTTCAACTGCCACCGGCGACCTGTCGTCGGCAGGCGAGGTGGGTGTTCCTGCAAGTTGATTGAGGGCCTCGACGGCGATTGCGATACGCGGCTGTTCCGGTTCGATGATCATCCAGGACTGGGGCGTATCCTCCCGTACGACGGCCTGGGCCGGATCGAAGGATAGGGTGAGCGACGGTGGTCTGCTGTGCGCCTGTCCCGGTGCGGCTCGGTAGTGGGACAGGTTTAAACGTATTGTCGTCTTGTGCATGAACAGGGTGCCTTGTGTCATGAGGCCGTCATCCTTCACCACGAACTTGACCCGTTGGCTCGGCTCTGCTCGACCGAACGCCTGCGAGACGAGCGGCGAAAGGAACTGCACGTCTTCGGGGGAAAAGAGAGGATAGAGACCAGGCTCAGTCGAGGTCCCGTGCCGTTCGACTCCCGACACCTGCAGACCGGTCAGCAGTCTGGCGACCATGGCAGGTGAAAGGTACAGGGGGTGCGAGGCCTGAAATGCGAGTTGTGGTCCGCTGTGTTGGGCTGTGGTGCCGCGGTTGACCAGGCGTTCGAGGACGACGGATCCTAGCGGACCCTCTCCGACGGGAGTCACGGTGGACATGGCGCTACAGGCGCTCAGGAGCAGGCAAGGGAAAAGAACCGGCCCGGCTTGCCGTAGGCGCATGGGCCGTGACCACCCAGGTTGAGAGCGTCGCATCAAGGGGGGCATGGAGCGCGGATTGTACCATAGGCGGACGACCGAACTGCATGGGTTTCGTGAGAGTGATGTCCTAAAGATGCATTTCATACGTTCAGCGGGACCAGCCTTGCGGATCGATTCAATGAACTTCAAAGACAGGACATTGGTCGGATATTGAGAAAGGCCTTCTGGACTCGGTTGACAGCCGATTCCGGCCGATGCTATACAGTCGCCACGCTTTTCCGGGGACAATGGAGTCTCCGATGGTGCTCCGTATAACTATGGCGCAGGACAACGACGTCCTCTGATCCACTCCTGTGGGTCCGAGGACGTTTTTTTTGGGGACAGCATGCTGAAGCCGGTGATGTGAACGAACTGCTGATGGCTGAAAGCTGAGGGTTGAGGGCATTGTATGCAGTCGTTACGAATTGCCATGGCCCAGATGAATCCGACGGTCGGTGATCTGTCGGGAAACGTCCGGCGGATCGCGGCATGGATGCGTGAGGCACGCCGCGCCCGGGCCGATCTGGTGGCCTTTCCGGAATTGGCCGTCACCGGGTATCCGCCGGAGGATCTCCTGTTCAAACCCCGTTTCATCGATGATACCGATCGCGCGTTGAAGGCGGTGGCGGCGGAAACGCGCGGGCTGGTGGCCGTGGTCGGCTATGTCGGCCGGGGGACGACGACCGCGCCTTCGCCCGACACTGCCTCTCTGCCCTCGACCGGGCGCCATGATCTGTACAATGCGGCGGCCCTACTCTCCGATCGTCGGGTGCTGGCCAGCTACTGTAAACGCCACTTGCCGAATTACGGAGTCTTCGACGAAAGCCGCTATTTTCAGCCCGGGCTCCGCCTGCCTCTGTTGGTGCTGAACGGCACCATGGTCGGCGTCAACATTTGTGAAGACATTTGGTTTCCCGAAGGGCCCACTCGGGCGCAGGCTGCGGCTGGCGCCGAGGTGATCGTGAATATCAACGCCTCGCCGTTCCATGTGGGCAAGGGTCGGATGCGGGAACAGATGCTGGCGACCAGGGCGCGCGACAATCGCGTGATCGTCACCTATACCAATCAGGTCGGCGGACAGGACGAACTGGTCTTCGACGGCAACAGCGTCATCGTCGATCAGGCCGGCGAGATCATGGCGCGGGGCAAGGCGTTCGAAGAGGACCTCATCATTGCGGATCTGGATGTCGAGACGGTGGGGCGGACACGTCTGGCGCAGGGCCGTAAGAAACCGCTGCCCCCGCGGGTGGCGGCCCTCATCGACCGGCTTGATGTGCGACTGCCGGAGAAGAAGTCGCGCTCAATCGTCGTGCCGACATTGGAGCCGCAATTGGATCGGCTCGACGAGGCCTATCGGGCGCTGGTCCTCGGGGTGCGGGATTACGTCCGCAAAAACGGGTTCAAACGTGTCGTCATCGGATTGAGCGGCGGCGTGGACTCGGCCTTGACCGCGGTGATCGCCGTCGATGCGCTCGGGGCGGAGAATGTCCTCGGGGTGTTCATGCCTTCGCCGTACACGTCGCGGGCCAGCCGCGAGGACGTGGCCGACCTGGGCCGCCGGCTTCGCATTCAGGTGGATACGCTCTCCATCACGGCGACCTTCAACAGCTACCGGCGCGCGCTTGCCCGTCCCTTCCAAGGCCATCGGCCCGATACGACCGAAGAAAATCTCCAGGCCCGCATCAGGGGGAATCTCTTGATGGCCTATTCGAACAAGTTCGGCCATCTCGTGCTGACCACCGGGAACAAGAGTGAGATGAGTGTCGGCTATGCGACGCTATACGGCGACATGGCAGGAGGGTTCGCGGTCATCAAGGATGTGCCGAAGACGATGGTCTATGAATTGTCCCACCTGCGGAATCTCGCGGGGGCTGCCCCGGTGATTCCGAAACGTATCCTCGACCGGCCTCCCACGGCGGAATTGCGTCCCGATCAAAAGGATGAAGACAATTTGCCGCGCTATGCGGTCTTGGACCCCATCCTGAAGGCCTATGTGGAGGAAGACCGGGCGCTGGAGGACATCGTGGCCATGGGATTCGACCGGGAGACGGTCGCGCGGGTCATCACATTGGTCGATCGCAGCGAGTACAAGCGGCGGCAATCGCCGCCCGGGATCAAGATTACGCATCGGGCCTTCGGAAAGGATCGACGGATGCCGATCACCAATGGGTATTGCAACTATTAGCTAGGGTCCCACTCGGCCACGGTTCGGACGGCTGGAGGTTTACGGATTTGTTGGCTTCAACCTGGAAGGTGGTTTGTTTTTTCGCTTCTGGTTGTCCTGCCGCGTGATCTGGTCGTCGAGTTGTCGTCGGATTGATTGCAGTTCCTGTCTGAGTGCGTCCAACTCAAGATCCTTCTTGATGATGAGGTCTTTGAGCGTATGAACCTCGTGTTCTCGCTGTTCTGGCGTTTGCTGGGCGCTCAATGGATTTTG
Protein-coding regions in this window:
- a CDS encoding NAD synthetase / Glutamine amidotransferase chain of NAD synthetase — its product is MQSLRIAMAQMNPTVGDLSGNVRRIAAWMREARRARADLVAFPELAVTGYPPEDLLFKPRFIDDTDRALKAVAAETRGLVAVVGYVGRGTTTAPSPDTASLPSTGRHDLYNAAALLSDRRVLASYCKRHLPNYGVFDESRYFQPGLRLPLLVLNGTMVGVNICEDIWFPEGPTRAQAAAGAEVIVNINASPFHVGKGRMREQMLATRARDNRVIVTYTNQVGGQDELVFDGNSVIVDQAGEIMARGKAFEEDLIIADLDVETVGRTRLAQGRKKPLPPRVAALIDRLDVRLPEKKSRSIVVPTLEPQLDRLDEAYRALVLGVRDYVRKNGFKRVVIGLSGGVDSALTAVIAVDALGAENVLGVFMPSPYTSRASREDVADLGRRLRIQVDTLSITATFNSYRRALARPFQGHRPDTTEENLQARIRGNLLMAYSNKFGHLVLTTGNKSEMSVGYATLYGDMAGGFAVIKDVPKTMVYELSHLRNLAGAAPVIPKRILDRPPTAELRPDQKDEDNLPRYAVLDPILKAYVEEDRALEDIVAMGFDRETVARVITLVDRSEYKRRQSPPGIKITHRAFGKDRRMPITNGYCNY